In Drosophila nasuta strain 15112-1781.00 chromosome 2R, ASM2355853v1, whole genome shotgun sequence, a single genomic region encodes these proteins:
- the LOC132787295 gene encoding nuclear pore complex protein Nup98-Nup96 isoform X1 encodes MFGGTKPTFGTGAATSGFGTFSNTPAATPFGQAAFGKPATPAFGGTPAFGAQPAQPSMFGSTATPAQPTGGLFGSATTTNAFGGTTTAPSTFGAFSQPQQTSNIFGATQTTANTSLFGQTAPSAFGAAKPTTLGMSSFAQSTAAQPTTSLFGQQATATSNTGFGGFGQAAPTTTNVFGSGAASAFGQPQNVTVGAGVGGVNAGTSLAKYQPTIGTDTLMKGGQPNNVNTKQHCITAMKEYELKSLEELRVEDYLSSRKGPQAGSAPGAFGFGSPATAAQPAAGGLFGSTAQQQPTTSLFGQAATENKSLFGTSAFGQPAATGAFGAPAQQNNFMQKPFGAATTTAFGATTTDASNPFGAKPVGFGQPAGSMFGQAAATSAAPAFGQTNTGFGGFGSTAGAPAQQTSLFGNTNATDPNKPAFGLGAAVSAAPTAFGGFGATATSQAGGGIFGAKPATSFAAPAFGASSSTNTGFGSFTLSNTNAGATGGGLFNSNLNKPATSAFGGFGTSTAAPLNFNAGNSLFNNTAKPGGSLFGGGTTLGQVGGTAPGTGGGLFGNTTTGGTFGSTLGGGFGTLGGGNNALSGMVGGLGAAPTQLGSVVVPIHQQILSKVTSPYGDTPIFKDLKRSDDVDAMRATNPAAQQAVLDMNSNQFKVGGSKESPMGMRVKALGSSAKNHKSMFDGLEEFDASVEGFNLKPNAKRLVIKPKAKTTVGLTGTPTGDSSGTPSRLDSGSNNPGQLLVAGTRSQRESFNGAIASEPGLGGSANSSPAIGAPVVGAATGSMDSSRRESWLHPNNLAKVRQHNMMQSQLVDQAPLNSTLNELVPRKPLETFKSSPNTARLSVSTIPENPFEDQSTASIVARRDTFITEPGNDSTLSMRTQEEDRRQTSDTEPPVADEDAEPHPTGIVLTRVGYYVIPALDDLKSYLAEDGSCVVPSFTVGREGYGNVYFGKELDVAGLNLDEIVHFRNKEIIIYPDDDNKPPIGQGLNREAQVTLDQVWPVDKTKHEAIKDPQRLLEVDFEAKLRRVCEKNSTRFIEYRPETGSWVFRVKHFSKYGLNDSDEEDLEVTEVPTDPKKAKMLRPPQKSAEEMARSMEAKALALGVASGFRPMDTSSEFLLMDKTQFFQMGSGTDFSMFDAPRPQQNVTSPTAALAQEVVGNKPHKLQLMKSSLFVEDEGSDDEMDCGLNFKQPSLARPSNLFSQDAQLWKDSGASVTSGEYGRQSPNLGGSSSASVTSIIRELQSEEAASIAAESVLPAEKQVLGGLKPFNFIIKPRVAPIKVFASAVPLKRSIALGHFDHWIADLGFYKGRGFKLNFGPQNMIMVPNTFNNLRSIREAGDKANPAALILEPRAANDYSPQLLQLMQFNTVNMYEGFVESIVPHLEVQLHGCNMQQVEGSECPLLQSDGGTQLIAKHLSEAIKLSSSSSVAAYAVSVWSLLFALWGEHEELNGQDNSSHYAVMCRRNLLSEWLENTLISKDLLSKKVSSNSYLSHMLDLLSCHRVTEACELAFNYDDANLALILSQLSSGPVVRMLLEEQLFAWQQSKSDKYITLERLKMFMLAAGVPMMQSSQGAINLLEDINWLTVLALQLWYFTQPTSSITDALLEYDKAFQAEECYAEPPHPSYKETTQQPTTRTQPVYDLRYHLLQLYSQRVHSLEQTLNPITHTTDPMDFRLSWLLLQTLEALGYRHCSPLSTAQLNVDFASQLENEGLWQWAIFVQLHIKERNQRERAVQSTLQRHVTVSSDVALNEEEQFIIEQLGVPESWVDYAKALKAGAMQLHHLQAKYLLKAKHWVLAHEIIFQHIAPDAIINNKLEYLYNLLSQFEQDDRHEVKVPNWTNQGQIFLDFIHISAKFKQIHNVSSIEDIHARWENLKPQLSEICSRISLLPCPTSKHRLCQSEISKSLSCLVHGICIVCPELEPCAVLKMALERLPMPQEYSTKELNSLLDELMNKIEGQSPFTEGADSANRRSMIEI; translated from the exons ATGTTTGGTGGTACTAAGCCAACATTCGGCACAGGAGCCGCCACCTCAGGATTCGGCACATTCAGCAACACGCCAGCCGCAACTCCATTTGGCCAGGCGGCCTTTGGAAAGCCAGCGACGCCAGCATTCGGTGGAACGCCCGCCTTTGGGGCCCAACCGGCGCAGCCCTCGATGTTTGGCAGCACGGCGACGCCGGCCCAGCCAACTGGTGGTCTCTTTGGCAGCGCCACAACAACCAATGCCTTTGGTGGCACAACAACGGCGCCCAGCACATTTGGAG CATTTTCACAACCGCAGCAGACTTCGAACATTTTTGGAGCCACGcagacaacagcaaacacTTCGCTCTTTGGCCAAACGGCGCCCAGCGCCTTTGGAGCCGCCAAGCCGACGACGCTGGGCATGAGCAGCTTTGCCCAATCGACAGCAGCACAACCGACAACTTCGCTCTTTGGCCAACAGGCGACGGCAACCAGCAACACGGGATTTGGGGGCTTTGGTCAAGCGGcgcccacaacaacaaacgtaTTTGGCAGCGGAGCTGCATCAGCTTTTGGTCAACCTCAGAATGTGACAGTTGGCGCCGGAGTTGGAGGCGTTAACGCAGGCACTTCGTTGGCCAAGTATCAGCCCACAATTGGCACAGATACTTTGATGAAAGGTGGCCAACCGAACAACGTGAATACGAAGCAACACTGCATCACGGCCATGAAGGAATACGAGTTGAAATCCCTCGAGGAATTGCGCGTGGAGGATTACTTGAGCTCGCGCAAAGGACCACAAGCGGGCAGTGCTCCAGGTGCCTTTGGCTTCGGCAGCCCTGCGACAGCAGCTCAGCCAGCAGCTGGCGGACTCTTTGGCTCGACAGCCCAGCAACAGCCGACCACGAGTCTCTTTGGCCAGGCGGCCACCGAGAACAAGAGTCTGTTTGGCACCTCGGCCTTTGGACAGCCGGCGGCAACTGGAGCCTTTGGTGCTCCCGCTCAGCAGAATAACTTCATGCAGAAGCCATTTGGGGCAGCCACAACCACAGCGTTTGGTGCCACGACAACGGATGCCTCGAATCCATTCGGTGCCAAACCCGTTGGCTTTGGCCAGCCAGCTGGCAGCATGTTTGGTCAGGCGGCAGCCACCAGCGCAGCTCCCGCTTTCGGACAAACAAACACGGGATTTGGTGGCTTTGGATCGACTGCTGGAGCGCCTGCTCAACAGACTTCGCTGTTTGGCAACACAAATGCCACCGATCCCAATAAACCCGCCTTTGGTTTGGGCGCCGCTGTCTCCGCAGCTCCCACGGCTTTTGGTGGCTTCGGTGCCACGGCCACCAGTCAAGCGGGTGGCGGCATCTTTGGTGCCAAGCCAGCGACAAGCTTTGCGGCGCCTGCTTTCGGTGCCAGCTCCTCAACGAACACGGGCTTCGGCAGCTTTACGCTGAGCAACACAAATGCCGGCGCCACAGGCGGCGGACTCTTCAACTCCAATCTGAACAAGCCCGCCACCTCGGCCTTTGGCGGCTTTGGCACAAGCACAGCGGCGCCGCTGAACTTCAATGCAGGCAACTCGCTGTTCAATAATACCGCCAAACCAGGCGGCAGTTTGTTTGGTGGCGGCACAACGCTGGGACAAGTGGGTGGCACTGCTCCTGGAACGGGTGGCGGACTCTTTGGCAACACAACTACAGGCGGCACCTTTGGCAGCACGCTCGGCGGCGGATTTGGCACGCTTGGAGGCGGCAACAATGCGCTGTCCGGCATGGTTGGAGGATTGGGAGCGGCACCAACACAGCTGGGCTCGGTTGTAGTGCCCATACACCAGCAGATCTTGTCCAAGGTGACGTCACCGTACGGCGACACGCCCATCTTTAAGGATCTGAAGCGCAGTGATGATGTGGATGCCATGCGAGCAACGAATCCAGCGGCACAACAGGCAGTGCTGGACATGAACAGCAATCAGTTCAAGGTTGGCGGCAGCAAGGAGAGTCCCATGGGCATGCGTGTCAAGGCGCTGGGCAGCAGTGCCAAGAATCACAAGTCCATGTTCGATGGCTTGGAGGAATTCGATGCCAGCGTCGAGGGCTTCAATCTGAAGCCAAATGCCAAACGTTTGGTCATCAAACCGAAGGCTAAGACAACGGTAGGCTTAACTGGAACACCAACGGGTGATTCGAGTGGCACTCCGAGTCGCCTGGACAGCGGTAGCAATAATCCTGGCCAGCTGCTGGTTGCCGGCACACGCTCGCAACGCGAATCCTTTAATGGCGCCATCGCCAGCGAACCGGGTCTTGGTGGCAGCGCCAACTCTTCGCCAGCTATTGGCGCTCCGGTCGTCGGAGCCGCCACCGGGAGTATGGACAGCAGTCGACGTGAGTCGTGGCTGCATCCCAACAATCTGGCCAAGGTGCGTCAGCATAATATGATGCAGTCACAGCTGGTGGATCAGGCGCCGTTGAACAGCACGCTCAATGAGCTGGTGCCGCGCAAGCCACTGGAAACGTTCAAGTCGTCGCCCAATACTGCTCGTTTGTCCGTTTCCACCATACCAGAGAATCCTTTTGAGGATCAGAGCACCGCCAGCATTGTGGCACGTCGCGATACCTTCATCACGGAGCCGGGCAATGATAGCACGCTCTCCATGCGCACTCAGGAGGAGGATCGTCGTCAGACCTCGGACACTGAGCCGCCAGTTGCGGATGAGGACGCTGAGCCGCATCCCACGGGCATTGTCCTTACCCGTGTCGGTTACTACGTGATTCCAGCTCTGGATGATCTCAAGTCGTATCTGGCCGAGGATGGCTCCTGTGTGGTGCCCAGTTTCACGGTGGGCCGCGAAGGATACGGCAATGTGTACTTTGGCAAGGAGCTGGACGTAGCAGGCTTGAATCTAGACGAGATTG TGCACTTTCGCAACAAGGAGATCATCATTTATCCGGACGATGATAACAAGCCGCCCATTGGTCAGGGCTTGAATCGTGAGGCGCAGGTCACCTTGGATCAGGTGTGGCCGGTGGACAAGACCAAGCACGAGGCCATCAAGGATCCGCAGCGTCTGCTTGAAGTTGATTTCGAGGCCAAGTTGCGTCGCGTCTGCGAGAAGAACTCGACGCGCTTCATCGAGTATCGCCCAGAGACTGGCAGCTGGGTCTTCCGCGTCAAGCACTTCTCCAAGTATGGCTTGAACGACAGCGATGAAGAAGACTTGGAAGTGACTGAAGTGCCCACCGATCCCAAGAAGGCCAAAATGCTACGTCCACCGCAGAAAAGTGCCGAGGAAATGGCACGCAGCATGGAGGCCAAGGCTCTAGCTTTGGGAGTGGCCAGCGGCTTTCGACCCATGGACACCTCCTCCGAGTTTCTGTTAATGGACAAGACAC AGTTCTTTCAAATGGGTTCCGGCACCGATTTCTCCATGTTTGATGCACCGCGTCCACAACAAAATGTGACAAGTCCCACAGCTGCTTTGGCCCAGGAAGTGGTAGGCAACAAGCCGCATAAGCTGCAGCTCATGAAGTCATCGCTCTTCGTGGAGGATGAAGGCAGCGACGACGAGATGG ATTGTGGCCTGAACTTCAAGCAGCCATCTTTGGCGCGTCCCTCGAACTTGTTCAGCCAGGACGCACAGTTGTGGAAGGATTCGGGCGCTTCAGTAACGTCCGGTGAATACGGACGACAGTCGCCCAACCTGGGTGGCTCCTCTTCGGCCTCAGTGACCAGCATCATACGCGAATTGCAATCCGAAGAA GCCGCATCGATAGCAGCCGAGAGCGTTTTGCCAGCTGAAAAGCAAGTTTTGGGTGGCCTGAAACCCTTTAATTTCATCATCAAACCTCGTGTGGCGCCCATCAAAGTGTTTGCCTCTGCAGTGCCGCTGAAGCGTTCCATCGCCTTGGGTCACTTTGATCATTGGATTGCCGATTTGGGCTTCTACAAGGGACGCGGCTTTAAACTGAATTTTGGTCCTCAGAATATGATAATGGTGCCCAACACATTCAACAATCTGCGCAGCATACGCGAAG cTGGCGACAAAGCTAATCCAGCTGCGTTGATCTTGGAGCCACGTGCTGCCAATGATTATTCGCCTCAACTGCTGCAGTTGATGCAGTTCAACACTGTGAACATGTACGAAGGATTCGTGGAGAGCATTGTGCCGCATCTCGAAGTCCAGCTGCATGGTTGCAATATGCAGCAAGTGGAGGGCAGCGAATGTCCTTTGCTGCAATCGGATGGCGGCACTCAACTGATTGCCAAGCATCTCAGCGAGGCCATCAaactgagcagcagcagctccgtGGCAGCTTATGCGGTGTCCGTTTGGTCGCTGCTCTTTGCGCTGTGGGGAGAACACGAGGAGCTGAATGGTCAGGACAACAGCTCGCACTATGCTGTGATGTGTCGTCGCAATCTGCTCTCCGAGTGGCTGGAGAACACGCTGATCAGCAAGGATCTGCTCTCGAAGAAggtcagcagcaacagctatcTATCACACATGCTCGATCTGCTTAGCTGTCATCGCGTTACCGAAGCCTGCGAATTGGCCTTCAACTATGACGATGCGAATCTTGCGCTGATCTTGTCACAACTCAGCTCGGGGCCTGTGGTGCGCATGCTGTTGGAGGAACAGCTTTTCGCCTGGCAGCAGAGCAAGTCCGATAAGTACATAACGCTGGAGCGACTCAAGATGTTCATGCTGGCCGCTGGCGTGCCGATGATGCAGTCCTCCCAAGGTGCCATCAATCTGCTGGAAGATATCAACTGGCTGACCGTCCTTGCCCTGCAACTCTGGTACTTTACACAACCCACTTCGTCCATTACCGATGCCCTGCTCGAGTACGATAAAGCCTTCCAGGCGGAAGAATGCTACGCAGAGCCACCTCATCCCAGCTACAAGGAGACAACGCAACAACCGACGACTAGAACGCAACCCGTCTACGATTTGCGTTATCATCTGCTGCAGCTGTATTCGCAACGCGTCCATTCGCTGGAACAAACGCTGAATCCCATTACACACACCACAGATCCCATGGACTTTCGTCTCAG CTGGCTACTGCTGCAAACGCTGGAAGCTCTTGGCTACCGCCATTGCAGTCCTTTGAGCACGGCGCAGTTGAATGTGGACTTTGCCAGCCAGCTGGAGAACGAAGGCTTGTGGCAATGGGCCATCTTTGTGCAGCTGCACATCAAGGAGCGCAATCAGCGTGAACGTGCTGTGCAGTCTACGCTGCAGCGTCATGTGACCGTCTCCTCAGATGTTGCTCTCAACGAAGAGGAACAATTTATTATCGAACAATTGGGTGTGCCGGAGAGCTGGGTGGATTATGCCAAGGCTCTGAAGGCGGGCGCCATGCAACTGCATCATTTGCAGGCAAAATATCTGCTCAAGGCCAAGCACTGGGTGCTGGCTCATGAAATCATCTTCCAGCACATTGCCCCCGATGCAATAATCAACA ACAAATTGGAGTATTTGTACAATCTGCTTAGCCAGTTCGAGCAGGACGACAGGCATGAAGTGAAGGTGCCAAACTGGACAAACCAGGGACAGATCTTCCTCGACTTTATCCACATTAGCGCCAAGTTTAAACAGATCCACAATGTGAGCAGCATCGAAGATATTCACGCTCGCTGGGAGAACTTGAAGCCCCAGCTCAGCGAGATCTGTTCCCGCATCAGCCTCTTGCCTTGCCCCACCTCCAAGCATCGTTTGTGCCAGAGCGAGATATCGAAGAGCCTCAGTTGCCTGGTGCATGGCATCTGTATTGTTTGTCCCGAACTGGAGCCGTGTGCCGTATTGAAAATGGCATTGGAACGTCTGCCAATGCCACAGGAGTACTCCACCAAAGAGCTGAACAGTCTGCTCGATGAGCTGATGAACAAGATTGAGGGTCAGTCGCCGTTCACGGAGGGGGCGGACTCTGCGAACCGCCGATCGAtgatagaaatttaa